A part of Dehalogenimonas sp. W genomic DNA contains:
- the hisS gene encoding histidine--tRNA ligase — MDYQSPRGTQDILPEEQPYWRFIQDKAADIAARYGYARIDTPTFEDARLFTRTVGEETDIVSKEMYTFADRGGSDLTLRPEGTAPVARAYIEHGMGSRPKPVKLYYLANIFRYDRPQAGRYREHHQFGFELIGDADAAADAEVIDMAWSFYRELGLTTLPVQLNSIGCPDCRKAYTTALKDYYAAGVAGQCQDCRTRYDNNPLRLLDCKKPDCSAAAAGAPHSADYLCPDCLTHFERLKALLGAVNIPFAVNHRLVRGLDYYRRTVFEIQPLEEGAQSTIGGGGRYDGLIGQLGGEATPAVGFATGIERIILNLKRQEIAVPPLSAPRFFLAWLGEAAAVPAFTLGAELRRAGVPLAQSLGSRSLKAQLRQASALGVSYTLILGESELAEGTIILRDMGNSEQRPLPLDGLAATLSAL, encoded by the coding sequence ATGGATTATCAGTCACCCCGGGGTACCCAGGACATCCTGCCGGAGGAGCAGCCGTACTGGCGCTTTATCCAGGACAAGGCGGCGGATATCGCCGCCCGTTACGGTTACGCCCGCATTGATACCCCCACCTTTGAGGATGCCCGTCTTTTCACCCGCACCGTGGGTGAGGAGACTGATATTGTCAGCAAGGAAATGTATACCTTTGCCGACCGCGGCGGCTCGGACCTGACGCTGCGTCCGGAAGGCACCGCTCCGGTGGCCCGCGCTTATATTGAGCACGGCATGGGGTCACGTCCCAAGCCGGTCAAACTGTATTATCTGGCCAATATTTTCCGTTATGACCGGCCTCAGGCCGGCCGTTACCGGGAGCATCATCAGTTCGGTTTTGAGCTGATCGGTGATGCCGATGCCGCAGCGGATGCCGAGGTGATTGATATGGCCTGGAGCTTCTACCGGGAACTGGGATTGACGACCCTGCCGGTGCAGCTCAATTCTATCGGTTGTCCGGACTGCCGCAAAGCCTACACGACCGCGCTCAAGGATTATTATGCCGCCGGTGTCGCCGGCCAGTGTCAGGATTGCCGTACCCGTTATGACAACAACCCGCTGCGGCTGCTGGACTGTAAGAAACCGGATTGCAGCGCTGCGGCCGCCGGTGCGCCTCATTCCGCTGATTACCTCTGTCCGGACTGTCTGACGCATTTTGAACGCCTGAAAGCGTTGCTGGGGGCGGTGAACATCCCCTTTGCCGTCAATCACCGGCTGGTGCGCGGTCTGGACTATTACCGCCGCACGGTCTTTGAGATTCAGCCGCTGGAAGAGGGCGCCCAGTCCACCATCGGCGGCGGCGGCCGCTATGACGGCCTGATAGGCCAACTCGGCGGTGAGGCTACCCCGGCGGTCGGTTTCGCTACCGGCATTGAGCGAATCATCCTGAATCTCAAGCGGCAGGAGATTGCCGTGCCGCCGCTGAGTGCACCCCGTTTCTTTTTAGCCTGGCTGGGCGAGGCCGCCGCTGTCCCGGCTTTCACGCTTGGCGCCGAACTCCGGCGCGCCGGCGTACCGCTGGCCCAGTCGCTCGGCAGCCGCAGCTTAAAGGCCCAACTGCGCCAGGCCTCTGCCCTCGGCGTCAGCTATACGCTGATTCTGGGTGAATCAGAACTGGCTGAGGGGACCATCATTCTGCGGGACATGGGCAACTCCGAACAACGGCCGTTGCCGCTGGACGGCCTGGCTGCGACGCTGTCAGCATTATAG
- the lexA gene encoding transcriptional repressor LexA, protein MPRTARKTMSERQLKMLDFIRGYFNDFGIPPSIRDIVTGCKISSTSVADYNLKHLERAGYIRRHKDVSRGIELLGAEGRPRQLVPLLGKIAAGRPIPVPDVDTWKPELAAENVDVPETMIGHRKNVFALKVRGNSMIDALVNDGDIVIMQAANDVENGQMAAVWLKSEKEATLKRVFKQDDGKIRLQPANALMTPMYENAKNVVIQGRVIGVLRKVE, encoded by the coding sequence ATGCCTAGAACAGCCAGAAAAACCATGTCCGAGAGACAGCTCAAAATGCTGGATTTCATCCGGGGGTATTTTAATGACTTCGGCATCCCTCCCAGCATCCGGGACATCGTGACCGGGTGCAAAATCAGCTCCACTTCGGTGGCCGACTATAATCTGAAACATCTGGAGCGCGCCGGCTATATCCGCCGCCACAAGGATGTCTCCCGCGGTATTGAACTGCTGGGGGCCGAAGGCCGTCCCCGCCAGCTGGTGCCGCTGCTGGGTAAAATCGCCGCCGGCCGGCCGATACCGGTGCCTGATGTTGACACCTGGAAGCCGGAACTGGCCGCCGAAAACGTGGATGTGCCGGAAACCATGATCGGCCACCGCAAGAACGTCTTTGCCCTTAAGGTGCGCGGCAATTCCATGATTGATGCCCTGGTCAATGACGGCGACATCGTCATCATGCAGGCCGCCAATGATGTGGAAAATGGCCAGATGGCGGCGGTGTGGCTGAAATCCGAAAAGGAAGCCACGCTCAAGCGCGTTTTCAAGCAGGATGACGGCAAGATTCGCCTGCAGCCGGCTAATGCGCTGATGACCCCGATGTACGAAAATGCCAAGAACGTGGTCATCCAGGGGCGGGTTATCGGAGTGCTGCGAAAAGTTGAGTAG
- the tgt gene encoding tRNA guanosine(34) transglycosylase Tgt, with protein MTALSFKLEKSGSARTGRLRLPHAEVETPCFMPVGSQATIKTLTPDEVAAIGYKLILANNYHLYLRPGTEVVEGYGGLHQFMGWDGALLTDSGGYQVFSLSPLRKVTDAGVTFRSHIDGSEHFFSPELAIKYQESFGADIIMALDECPPVEGSRDVITAAVARTHDWAERCLKAKTRTDQALFPIIQGGLHTDLRLRSAEGLVALDFPGYAVGGLAIGESKDQTIEITAAVTDVLPVDKPRYLMGVGSPEDIIRAVAAGVDMFDSALPTRVARNGALFTRQGRIDIVNARYQGDKNPIETGCACPACTSFSAGYVHHLFRAKELLGHRLATLHNLYFMSRLMADIRQAIVAGRYGDFARDFLADYRPTDETVRLSQKRQWLNDRNKAADSA; from the coding sequence ATGACCGCACTATCTTTTAAACTGGAAAAATCAGGCTCCGCCAGGACCGGCCGTTTGCGTCTGCCTCATGCTGAAGTGGAGACGCCCTGTTTCATGCCCGTCGGCTCCCAGGCTACCATCAAGACACTGACGCCGGATGAGGTGGCGGCAATCGGTTATAAACTGATTCTGGCCAATAATTACCACCTGTACCTGCGCCCCGGCACCGAAGTCGTTGAAGGTTACGGCGGACTGCACCAATTCATGGGTTGGGACGGTGCGCTGCTGACCGATTCCGGCGGCTACCAGGTATTTTCCCTGTCGCCGCTCCGGAAGGTGACTGATGCCGGCGTTACCTTTCGCTCGCATATTGACGGTTCGGAACACTTTTTCAGTCCCGAACTGGCGATTAAATACCAGGAATCATTCGGGGCCGATATCATCATGGCGCTGGACGAGTGCCCGCCGGTGGAAGGGTCCCGTGACGTTATTACTGCCGCCGTGGCCCGCACCCACGACTGGGCGGAACGTTGTTTAAAAGCCAAAACCCGCACTGACCAGGCGCTGTTCCCCATTATCCAGGGCGGCTTGCATACCGACTTGCGGCTTCGTTCGGCGGAAGGGCTGGTGGCCCTGGATTTTCCCGGCTATGCCGTCGGCGGGCTGGCGATCGGTGAAAGCAAAGACCAGACCATAGAAATCACCGCGGCGGTTACTGATGTTTTACCGGTGGACAAACCGCGCTACCTGATGGGCGTCGGCTCACCCGAAGATATTATCCGGGCGGTAGCAGCCGGCGTTGACATGTTTGACTCGGCGCTGCCGACGCGGGTGGCCCGCAACGGAGCGTTATTCACCCGGCAGGGGCGCATTGATATCGTCAATGCCCGCTACCAGGGTGACAAAAATCCCATTGAGACCGGCTGCGCCTGTCCGGCCTGTACGTCTTTTTCCGCCGGCTACGTCCATCATCTGTTCCGGGCTAAGGAATTGCTGGGCCATCGTCTGGCGACGCTGCATAATCTGTATTTCATGAGCCGTTTGATGGCTGATATCCGGCAGGCTATTGTGGCCGGCCGCTACGGCGATTTTGCCCGGGATTTCCTTGCCGACTACCGGCCGACCGATGAAACAGTGCGCCTCAGTCAGAAGCGCCAGTGGCTGAATGACCGGAACAAGGCCGCGGACAGTGCTTAA
- a CDS encoding tetratricopeptide repeat protein yields the protein MAYNDDEQAKLKKSNAQAAIEFAISGRWKEAAEANQAILEIFSNDLEALNRLGRAQMELGEYEEARKAYTRSRDLDPYNSIADRNLKRLEVLMASGVRPTRGDGQGVPAQAFIEEIGKAGVAVLSKLAAREVLARVDAGDNVSLRPGPGVLFVDSLNGEYLGVVDTRTALRLLKLMKGGNRYSATVVSSDDNKLAIMIREIYQHPSQAGQISFPARLSATAARKPDLDDSLADEEEVDHSVEGTEKPAVADGEAFAEDDEDNDDDDDDDDDDELEV from the coding sequence ATGGCTTACAACGACGATGAACAGGCCAAGCTCAAGAAGAGCAATGCCCAGGCGGCCATTGAATTCGCCATATCCGGGCGCTGGAAAGAGGCAGCGGAAGCCAATCAGGCTATCCTGGAAATCTTCTCCAATGACCTGGAAGCCTTGAACCGTCTCGGGCGGGCGCAGATGGAACTGGGTGAATACGAAGAAGCCCGCAAGGCCTACACCAGGTCCCGGGATCTGGACCCTTATAACAGCATTGCCGACCGCAATTTGAAGCGGCTGGAAGTTCTGATGGCTTCCGGTGTCCGGCCGACCCGGGGCGACGGCCAGGGAGTGCCGGCGCAGGCCTTTATTGAGGAAATCGGCAAGGCCGGCGTGGCGGTGTTGTCCAAGCTGGCCGCCCGGGAAGTCCTGGCCCGGGTGGATGCCGGCGATAACGTCAGCCTGCGTCCCGGCCCCGGTGTTTTGTTCGTGGACAGCCTGAACGGAGAATACCTCGGCGTTGTGGATACCCGCACCGCACTGCGCCTACTCAAGCTGATGAAGGGCGGCAACCGTTATTCGGCGACCGTAGTCAGCTCTGATGACAATAAGCTGGCGATCATGATCCGGGAAATCTATCAGCACCCGTCTCAGGCGGGACAAATATCCTTCCCGGCCCGCCTTTCCGCCACCGCCGCCCGCAAACCGGACCTGGATGATTCCCTGGCGGATGAGGAAGAAGTTGACCACAGCGTGGAAGGAACTGAAAAACCGGCCGTAGCCGACGGGGAAGCCTTCGCTGAAGATGATGAAGATAACGATGACGATGATGACGACGACGATGACGACGAACTGGAGGTCTAG
- the ychF gene encoding redox-regulated ATPase YchF: protein MSLDIGIIGLAQSGRTTIFQAATGGAAAKSGEAAHVGVARVPDARIDKLTGMFNPKKTTFAEVKYLDLGASVKSLAQSGVGGEALRELSNMDELINVVRAFEDETVPHPQITVDAARDIEAMNLELTFSDLAILERRLGRIEQSLKSAKAIERPKFIAEQDLLARLKGELEKDIPLRDVPLDAEEERTISGYQFLSAKPLLIVVNIGEEDLARVAEIEQDLSARFSGKGCRVIAMCGRLEAELAAMDADSAAEFRSDYGLVETGLARTVRASYELLELISFFTVGPDEVRAWSISAGLPAQQAAGKIHSDIERGFIRAEVVAYDDLIRTGSMAEAKKQGVLRLEGKTYIVKDGDIAHFLFNV from the coding sequence ATGTCCTTAGATATCGGTATCATCGGACTGGCCCAGAGCGGCCGGACCACCATCTTTCAAGCCGCCACCGGCGGCGCGGCGGCGAAATCAGGCGAGGCAGCCCACGTGGGGGTGGCCCGGGTGCCTGACGCCCGCATAGATAAGCTGACGGGGATGTTCAATCCCAAAAAAACCACCTTCGCTGAAGTGAAGTATCTGGACCTGGGCGCCTCGGTCAAAAGTCTGGCGCAGTCCGGTGTCGGCGGTGAGGCACTAAGGGAACTGTCCAACATGGATGAACTCATCAACGTGGTGCGGGCCTTTGAAGATGAAACCGTGCCCCATCCTCAGATCACCGTAGATGCGGCGCGGGACATTGAAGCCATGAATCTGGAACTCACCTTTTCCGACCTGGCCATCCTGGAACGCCGCCTCGGCCGCATTGAGCAGTCGCTCAAAAGCGCCAAGGCCATTGAACGTCCCAAGTTCATCGCGGAACAGGACCTTTTAGCCCGCCTCAAGGGTGAGCTGGAAAAGGATATTCCGCTGCGGGATGTCCCGCTGGATGCCGAGGAGGAACGAACCATTTCCGGTTATCAGTTCCTGTCGGCTAAACCGCTGCTTATTGTGGTTAATATCGGCGAGGAAGACCTCGCCCGCGTTGCGGAGATAGAACAAGACCTGTCAGCGCGCTTTTCAGGCAAAGGCTGCCGGGTTATCGCCATGTGCGGCCGGCTGGAGGCCGAACTGGCAGCCATGGACGCAGACTCCGCCGCGGAGTTCCGTTCCGATTACGGGCTGGTAGAGACCGGTCTGGCGCGGACCGTCCGGGCTTCCTATGAGCTGCTGGAGCTGATTTCTTTCTTTACCGTCGGGCCGGACGAAGTCCGGGCCTGGAGTATCTCGGCCGGCTTGCCGGCCCAACAGGCAGCCGGCAAGATCCACTCGGATATTGAACGCGGCTTTATTCGCGCCGAGGTGGTGGCCTATGATGACCTCATCCGCACCGGCTCCATGGCCGAGGCTAAGAAACAGGGCGTCCTGCGGCTGGAAGGCAAGACCTATATCGTGAAAGACGGCGATATCGCGCACTTCCTGTTTAACGTTTAA
- a CDS encoding HPP family protein, with the protein MEIIDPHFKKNPRPYIVQSLMALAALFVILFFVESLTQAVIVAALGASTFVVFSMPHSITAQPRRLVGGHIVGIIAGTGCQFIFYQTGLIAGDAPLVLTVFTYAASVAVAMFLMAATNTEHPPAAATALGMLIYDGALLAIPAIIIFAVALALTRRALGRYLVDLF; encoded by the coding sequence ATGGAAATAATAGACCCTCATTTCAAGAAAAATCCCCGGCCATACATTGTCCAGAGTTTGATGGCGCTGGCCGCTTTGTTTGTCATCCTGTTCTTTGTGGAAAGCCTGACTCAGGCCGTTATTGTGGCAGCCTTGGGGGCTTCCACCTTTGTGGTATTTTCCATGCCGCACTCCATTACTGCTCAGCCGCGACGGCTGGTAGGCGGACATATTGTCGGCATTATCGCCGGCACCGGCTGCCAATTTATCTTTTATCAGACGGGTTTAATAGCCGGTGATGCGCCGCTGGTGTTGACAGTTTTCACCTACGCCGCGTCGGTGGCTGTAGCGATGTTTCTGATGGCGGCCACCAATACGGAACACCCGCCGGCTGCGGCGACGGCGCTGGGGATGCTGATTTATGACGGAGCTCTTTTAGCCATACCGGCTATTATTATTTTCGCCGTTGCTCTGGCCTTGACCCGCCGGGCGTTGGGGCGCTATCTGGTAGACTTATTTTGA
- a CDS encoding Fic family protein, which translates to MDIAEFKSGTWRRTTGYKYFLPEKINHSFYWEDDIINEMVEKASLRLGELNSFARFVPDSDMFIKMHVLKEAVMSSHIEGTMTSIDEAVVSQKDLAPERREDWQEVNNYVEAMNYAISELDRLPLSNRLIKNVHRRLLSSGRGQNKNPGEFRTGQNWIGGATLDDAVFVPPAPHELPELLGDLERFLNNDEVRLPHLIRIAIAHYQFETIHPFDDGNGRTGRLLITLYLVSNGVLDLPLLYLSEFFDRNRTLYYDNLERVRVNNDLGQWFKFFLAGVIETAKNATSNLHKIIGLMNEIERQKIPRMGKRQKNATILFSALFSQPRITITDVGTITGLSPKAANDLVSAFVEADILKEKTGYQRNRVFSFEEYLRLFR; encoded by the coding sequence ATGGATATTGCCGAATTCAAATCCGGGACATGGCGACGAACCACCGGATATAAATACTTCCTTCCAGAGAAGATAAACCATTCCTTCTATTGGGAAGACGATATCATTAACGAAATGGTGGAGAAAGCATCGTTGAGACTGGGGGAACTGAATTCCTTCGCCCGGTTCGTGCCTGACTCGGATATGTTCATCAAGATGCATGTACTCAAAGAAGCGGTCATGTCCAGCCATATCGAAGGCACCATGACGAGCATCGATGAAGCCGTGGTTTCACAAAAAGACCTTGCCCCTGAAAGGAGAGAAGACTGGCAAGAGGTCAATAATTATGTGGAAGCAATGAACTATGCCATCTCTGAACTGGACCGACTGCCGTTGTCGAACAGGCTGATCAAGAACGTTCATCGGAGATTGTTGTCCAGCGGTCGGGGGCAAAACAAAAACCCGGGTGAGTTCAGGACCGGGCAGAACTGGATCGGCGGGGCAACGCTGGACGATGCCGTATTCGTTCCCCCGGCGCCCCATGAGTTACCGGAGTTACTGGGTGATCTGGAAAGGTTTCTGAACAATGATGAAGTCCGTCTACCACACCTGATACGCATTGCGATAGCCCATTATCAATTTGAAACCATCCACCCGTTCGATGATGGCAACGGTAGAACCGGACGCCTTTTGATAACTCTGTATCTTGTCAGTAATGGCGTGCTGGATCTGCCCCTGCTGTATCTATCTGAATTCTTCGACCGGAACCGGACACTTTATTACGACAATCTGGAACGGGTAAGAGTCAACAACGATCTGGGGCAATGGTTCAAGTTCTTTCTTGCCGGTGTCATCGAGACCGCCAAGAATGCCACCTCAAACCTGCATAAAATCATCGGTCTGATGAACGAGATTGAACGCCAGAAAATACCCAGAATGGGGAAAAGACAGAAAAATGCCACTATTTTATTTTCGGCGCTTTTCTCACAGCCACGGATCACGATCACCGATGTCGGAACAATAACCGGTTTGTCACCTAAAGCCGCAAATGATTTGGTATCTGCTTTTGTGGAGGCTGATATTCTGAAGGAAAAGACCGGCTACCAGCGTAACCGTGTTTTCAGTTTTGAGGAGTATTTGAGATTGTTCAGATGA
- a CDS encoding DUF4870 domain-containing protein, protein MDDSSTGLKSNVAGLLCYLAAWVSGLIFYLVETKSQFVRFHAAQSIIVFGGLSIVTAIFTVIPFIGWVINAFLGIVAFVLWLVLMVKAYQGEKYKLPIAGDLAEQWAAKKV, encoded by the coding sequence ATGGATGATAGTTCTACCGGGCTAAAAAGCAATGTCGCCGGTTTGCTCTGCTATCTGGCGGCCTGGGTCAGCGGGTTAATCTTCTATCTGGTTGAGACCAAGAGCCAGTTCGTGCGGTTTCACGCCGCCCAGTCAATTATTGTCTTCGGCGGTCTGAGTATTGTTACCGCGATATTTACGGTCATCCCTTTCATTGGCTGGGTGATTAACGCTTTTCTCGGTATCGTGGCTTTTGTCCTGTGGCTGGTGCTGATGGTTAAGGCCTACCAGGGAGAGAAGTATAAACTGCCCATCGCCGGTGATCTGGCGGAGCAGTGGGCGGCGAAGAAGGTTTAA
- the gyrA gene encoding DNA gyrase subunit A → MVIGNIRPINIEDEMKSSYLDYAMSVIVSRALPDVRDGLKPVHRRILYAMSDLGMHYNTSYKKSARIVGEVLGKYHPHGDTSVYDAMVRMAQNFSLRYMLVDGQGNFGSVDGDPPAAMRYTEARLMRLAGELLVDIDKETVEFMPNFDASLKEPTVLPSRLPVLLMNGASGIAVGMATNIPPHNLTELCDAISYLIDNPECGLDDLLQFVKGPDFPTGGLILGRDGIRSAYATGHGKVVIRARAHVADVAETGGRRQIIISELPYQVNKADLVKRIVTLARERKVNGIAEVRDESDRQGMRMVIELKRDGEPQQILNNLYKHTNLQTSFFINMLALVDNRPVVLNLKEALVHYIEFRQEIITRRSKFELKAAKARAHILEGLKIALDNLDAIIKLIRHAESGDSARRDLMTKFELSQLQAQAILDLQLRRLANLERQKILDEYAEVLKQISYLEDLLANPRKVLALVKSDISEIKTKYGDARRTEIQSQGVIEFREEDLIPHESMVVTLTERGFIKRVPSDVYRLQHRAGRGKSIIKTREEDSVRFIMVADTHDSVLLFTNRGKIFSIRCHEIPCDMLRTAKGLAIINLVPLAENERITSMIAVSEFSENTSLVMATAGGEVKRTLVADFAAVRSSGLIAMDLPKNDELIGAVLVNADQNILLITHNGQSIHFPAEDLRVSQRASGGVKGMTLEVDDRVVGLDVARPDHFVLVVTAGGYGKLTPVEEYPLQHRAGSGVLTFKVVDKTGKVVAGKVVDREHQVMIATAEGVVIRTPVGTEDEEKGIIVMGRSTQGVIVIRPDENDRVVTFATMVE, encoded by the coding sequence ATGGTAATCGGTAATATCCGTCCCATAAACATTGAGGACGAGATGAAAAGCTCGTACCTGGATTACGCCATGAGCGTAATCGTATCCCGGGCGCTGCCTGATGTTCGGGACGGGTTGAAACCGGTACACCGGCGGATTCTCTACGCCATGAGCGATCTGGGCATGCACTACAACACGTCGTACAAGAAAAGCGCCCGTATCGTCGGTGAAGTCCTCGGTAAATATCATCCCCACGGCGACACCTCGGTTTATGACGCCATGGTGCGCATGGCCCAGAACTTCTCCCTGCGTTATATGCTGGTGGACGGTCAGGGTAACTTCGGTTCCGTTGACGGCGATCCCCCGGCTGCCATGCGTTACACCGAGGCGCGCTTGATGCGGCTGGCCGGTGAACTGCTGGTGGATATTGACAAAGAAACCGTTGAGTTCATGCCCAACTTTGACGCCTCGCTCAAGGAACCGACGGTGCTGCCGTCGCGTTTGCCGGTCCTGCTGATGAACGGCGCGTCCGGTATCGCCGTGGGTATGGCGACCAATATTCCGCCCCACAATCTGACTGAACTCTGTGACGCCATCTCCTATCTGATTGATAACCCTGAATGCGGTCTTGACGACCTGTTGCAGTTCGTCAAGGGACCCGACTTCCCCACCGGCGGCTTGATTCTGGGCCGGGACGGCATCCGCAGCGCCTATGCCACCGGCCACGGCAAGGTGGTTATCCGCGCCCGGGCCCACGTGGCCGACGTGGCGGAAACCGGCGGCCGGCGTCAGATCATCATCAGCGAACTGCCTTACCAGGTGAATAAGGCCGACCTGGTCAAGCGCATTGTGACCCTGGCCCGCGAGCGCAAGGTCAACGGTATTGCCGAAGTCCGGGACGAATCCGACCGTCAGGGCATGCGGATGGTCATTGAACTCAAGCGCGACGGCGAACCGCAGCAGATTCTCAATAACCTCTATAAGCATACTAACCTTCAGACCTCTTTCTTCATCAATATGCTGGCGCTGGTGGACAACCGCCCGGTGGTGCTCAACCTCAAGGAAGCGCTGGTCCACTACATTGAATTCCGCCAGGAGATCATTACCCGCCGCTCTAAGTTTGAACTCAAGGCGGCCAAAGCCAGGGCTCATATTTTGGAAGGTCTCAAGATCGCCCTGGATAATCTTGACGCAATTATTAAACTCATCCGCCACGCCGAGAGCGGCGACTCCGCCCGTCGTGACCTGATGACCAAATTTGAGCTGTCCCAGCTTCAGGCTCAGGCCATTCTGGACCTCCAGCTGCGTCGCCTGGCCAATCTGGAACGCCAGAAGATTCTGGACGAATACGCCGAGGTGCTCAAGCAGATTTCCTACCTTGAGGATTTGCTGGCCAATCCGCGCAAGGTGCTGGCGCTGGTCAAATCCGATATCAGCGAAATCAAAACCAAATACGGCGACGCCCGCCGGACTGAGATCCAGTCTCAGGGGGTCATTGAGTTCCGTGAGGAAGACCTGATCCCTCACGAGAGCATGGTGGTGACCCTGACCGAGCGCGGCTTCATCAAGCGGGTGCCGTCCGATGTCTATCGGCTACAACACCGCGCCGGCCGCGGCAAGAGCATCATCAAGACCCGCGAAGAGGATTCGGTGCGCTTCATCATGGTGGCTGACACCCACGACAGCGTGCTGCTCTTCACCAACCGCGGCAAGATCTTCTCCATCCGCTGCCATGAGATCCCCTGCGACATGCTGCGGACCGCCAAGGGCCTGGCCATTATCAATCTGGTGCCGCTGGCGGAAAACGAACGGATTACCTCCATGATTGCGGTGTCTGAATTCAGCGAAAACACCTCGCTGGTCATGGCAACCGCCGGCGGTGAGGTCAAGCGTACTCTGGTGGCTGACTTCGCCGCGGTACGTTCCAGCGGTTTAATCGCCATGGACCTGCCCAAGAACGACGAACTTATCGGCGCCGTCCTGGTCAATGCCGATCAGAATATTCTCCTTATCACCCACAACGGCCAGTCCATTCACTTCCCGGCCGAGGACCTGCGGGTTTCCCAGCGGGCTTCCGGCGGCGTCAAGGGTATGACTCTGGAAGTGGACGACCGGGTGGTCGGCCTGGATGTGGCCCGACCGGATCACTTCGTGCTGGTGGTCACTGCCGGCGGGTACGGCAAGCTGACGCCGGTAGAAGAATATCCGTTGCAGCACCGCGCCGGTTCCGGCGTGCTGACCTTCAAAGTGGTGGACAAGACCGGCAAGGTCGTGGCCGGCAAGGTCGTGGACCGTGAACACCAGGTGATGATTGCCACCGCCGAAGGAGTGGTTATCCGCACCCCGGTGGGTACCGAGGACGAAGAAAAAGGTATTATCGTCATGGGGCGCAGTACCCAGGGAGTCATTGTTATCCGGCCGGATGAGAACGACCGTGTGGTCACTTTTGCCACCATGGTAGAATAA
- the ruvX gene encoding Holliday junction resolvase RuvX, whose translation MLERVIGLDVGDKWVGVALSDPMGIIARPLTILERCDELTDAEAVVKIISQYQAAKVIVGLPRLLTGVVGTQAERVQGFAQRLASLTDTPVLFQDERFSTAGAQEIMKANRKRKKGFYSRERDDAVAAAVILQDWLDENRPMTLPWK comes from the coding sequence GTGCTTGAGCGCGTCATTGGTCTGGACGTCGGGGATAAATGGGTCGGGGTGGCTTTGTCGGATCCGATGGGCATCATTGCCCGCCCGCTGACGATTCTGGAGCGCTGCGACGAACTGACTGATGCTGAGGCGGTTGTCAAAATCATCAGCCAGTATCAGGCCGCTAAAGTCATCGTCGGTCTGCCGCGGTTATTGACCGGGGTTGTCGGCACGCAGGCCGAACGGGTGCAGGGCTTTGCCCAACGGCTGGCCTCGCTGACCGATACGCCGGTGCTTTTTCAGGATGAACGGTTTTCTACCGCCGGTGCCCAGGAAATCATGAAGGCTAACCGCAAGCGGAAAAAGGGTTTTTATTCCCGGGAGCGGGACGACGCGGTGGCGGCGGCGGTGATTCTGCAGGACTGGCTGGACGAAAACCGGCCGATGACTTTACCATGGAAATAA
- a CDS encoding aldolase, whose protein sequence is MSRSVPNAQFKKIGKSLFTRGLVSSHSGNLSVRLDGGRMAITRRGSQLGALRDQDIIVTGISTDDDQTQLASVELPVHRAILEATGAGAIVHAHPPHAIALSMTEPEIVSEQAELYELGTIKVLGWNENVKPGAMAEAIAETLKTQKLALVYGHGTFAIGADLEEACKYTAGLEEACQVLWLVKTLRTK, encoded by the coding sequence TTGAGTAGATCTGTTCCTAACGCCCAGTTTAAAAAAATCGGTAAGTCCCTGTTCACCCGCGGTCTGGTGTCCTCTCACAGCGGCAATCTGTCGGTCCGGCTGGACGGCGGTCGCATGGCCATCACCCGGCGGGGTTCTCAACTCGGCGCGCTCCGGGACCAGGATATCATTGTTACCGGTATCAGCACCGATGATGACCAGACGCAACTGGCCTCGGTGGAACTGCCGGTACACCGCGCCATTCTGGAAGCCACCGGCGCCGGCGCTATTGTCCATGCCCACCCGCCCCACGCTATCGCCCTGTCCATGACCGAGCCGGAGATTGTCTCCGAACAGGCGGAGCTTTATGAACTGGGCACCATCAAGGTGCTGGGCTGGAATGAGAACGTCAAACCCGGAGCCATGGCCGAGGCCATCGCCGAGACGCTTAAAACCCAGAAGCTGGCCCTGGTGTACGGCCACGGCACCTTCGCCATCGGCGCCGACCTGGAAGAAGCCTGCAAGTACACCGCCGGTCTGGAAGAGGCCTGTCAGGTGTTGTGGCTGGTGAAGACGCTCCGGACCAAGTAG